A single Novosphingobium sp. SL115 DNA region contains:
- a CDS encoding flavin-dependent monooxygenase — protein sequence MTVSARTLDLVSAHAAEGRKARRISDVVVDALRGDGFFRHFTPASFGGQEGTPQDFFIDQIAIAERDMSTAWALGIVAVHNYQIALMAPKTQDEVFGTGPDAMISSSYNPVGAKVEQVDGGFMLSGRWGWSSGSLHCNWVLLGGMVAGEGHRTFLVPAGDYRIEDTWHTMGLQGTGSNDIVIDAPVFVPEHRTHKQMDGFNAVHHQTSPVYDLPWAQVFIRVVNTSAIGAVRHAVSLFRDRVGLSSTDMSKSATDPDVLERIARASNLAEECLTVMVSNFEAMEKAGWKPDLADRVRYRYQASLVADRCIEAMDLLMDVAGGRSVYSGNGFQDLWHDVRMARAHVANNPVGFARNYATILMGGENGDYFL from the coding sequence ATGACGGTCTCGGCCAGAACGCTAGACCTTGTTTCAGCCCATGCCGCCGAAGGCAGAAAGGCGCGGCGCATTTCGGACGTCGTGGTCGATGCCCTGCGCGGCGATGGGTTCTTTCGGCACTTCACGCCAGCCAGCTTTGGCGGGCAGGAAGGCACGCCGCAGGATTTCTTCATTGACCAGATTGCCATTGCCGAACGGGACATGAGCACGGCCTGGGCGTTGGGCATCGTGGCTGTCCACAACTATCAGATTGCGCTGATGGCCCCCAAAACACAGGATGAAGTGTTCGGCACAGGCCCCGATGCCATGATATCAAGTTCGTACAACCCGGTCGGGGCAAAGGTTGAGCAGGTGGATGGCGGGTTCATGCTGTCAGGCCGGTGGGGCTGGTCAAGCGGGAGCCTGCATTGCAACTGGGTGCTGCTGGGCGGTATGGTGGCAGGCGAAGGGCACCGCACGTTCCTTGTCCCTGCCGGTGATTACCGGATTGAAGACACCTGGCACACGATGGGCCTGCAGGGCACCGGATCGAACGACATCGTGATCGACGCCCCGGTTTTTGTCCCGGAACATCGCACGCACAAGCAGATGGACGGCTTTAACGCGGTCCATCACCAGACCAGTCCGGTTTATGACCTGCCGTGGGCGCAAGTGTTCATCCGCGTGGTCAATACCAGCGCGATTGGCGCGGTTCGCCACGCGGTTTCGCTGTTCCGTGACCGGGTTGGCCTGTCTTCCACCGACATGAGCAAAAGCGCGACGGACCCCGATGTGCTGGAACGAATTGCCCGCGCATCGAACCTTGCCGAAGAATGCCTGACGGTGATGGTCAGCAATTTCGAGGCGATGGAAAAGGCTGGATGGAAGCCGGACCTGGCCGATCGGGTCCGCTATCGCTATCAGGCGAGTTTGGTCGCTGATCGGTGCATCGAGGCGATGGATCTGCTGATGGATGTGGCTGGCGGCAGGTCGGTCTATAGCGGCAATGGTTTTCAGGATCTGTGGCATGATGTGCGCATGGCGCGCGCGCATGTCGCCAACAATCCGGTGGGCTTTGCCCGCAACTATGCCACTATCCTGATGGGTGGTGAAAACGGCGACTATTTCCTCTGA
- a CDS encoding TonB-dependent receptor plug domain-containing protein has translation MKSEALKLSLLIGGSLMAMTMPVAAFAADATEAQPGAAGEVTGNEIIVTATRQSQKLQDVAMTVNVATGEQLETFKIFDVKDVQQLAPGLELTNSTGRNNTTTLRGITFDPDQGTAPAVQVYYNEIPTDPQTVYTAIYDIQQIEVLRGPQGLLRGLSAPAGAITIATRRPNFDAPEGYAQISGTTRAGYNA, from the coding sequence ATGAAATCCGAGGCTCTGAAGTTGTCGTTGCTGATCGGCGGAAGCCTGATGGCGATGACCATGCCCGTAGCGGCATTCGCCGCCGACGCTACAGAAGCACAGCCGGGCGCTGCCGGCGAAGTAACCGGCAACGAGATTATCGTCACCGCAACGCGCCAATCGCAAAAGTTGCAGGACGTAGCTATGACCGTCAACGTCGCGACCGGAGAGCAGCTTGAGACATTCAAGATCTTCGACGTCAAAGATGTCCAGCAACTGGCGCCCGGTCTGGAACTGACCAACTCCACCGGCCGCAACAATACGACGACGCTGCGCGGCATCACCTTCGATCCCGATCAGGGCACAGCGCCGGCCGTTCAGGTCTATTACAACGAAATTCCGACCGATCCGCAGACGGTCTATACTGCGATCTATGATATTCAGCAGATCGAAGTGCTGCGCGGACCGCAGGGCTTGCTGCGCGGTCTTTCGGCACCTGCCGGTGCCATCACCATCGCCACGCGCCGCCCCAATTTTGACGCGCCGGAGGGATACGCCCAGATCAGCGGCACCACGCGCGCGGGCTATAATGCATAG
- a CDS encoding NAD-dependent epimerase/dehydratase family protein, whose translation MAISTKKTVFLTGATGNMGRATLAELAGRADRFKVRALVRPEERDHPVVKRFDGNPAVEWLWGDLTNADDVRRGVAGADQVLHIGGLVSPLADHHPELTMKVNVGGARNIVDAIKAAGQAETTALVYIGTVAQTGHRNAPVHWGRTGDPIKISRYDQYAVSKTEAEAIVAQSGLKNWVSLRQTGIAHPDIWKTFDPIIFHNPFNGVFEWVTVGDSARLAANTCEDTVPQAFWRQFYNIGGGEKLRVVNHEFAQITARALGQKDAFASYRPHWFATRNFHGQWYADSDRLEALVPFRSETLEDWARDMVAGMPVLVRLIARLFPGAGRARMEKLAKGPGGTLNWLADDDRAHIAAYFGSREAWEKLPRDWADFEFRQPSREVSLLDHGYCTAKAESDWSASDLAAAARFRGGAFLGASCEPDAPAQLRCALGHDFTMTPRLYLKGGHWCPTCMIDQTSYDANKADNPFFAQVWPDCD comes from the coding sequence GTGGCAATTTCCACAAAGAAGACCGTTTTTCTGACAGGGGCCACCGGTAACATGGGCCGTGCAACGCTGGCCGAACTTGCCGGCCGGGCCGATCGGTTCAAGGTGCGCGCCTTGGTGCGCCCGGAAGAGCGCGATCATCCCGTGGTAAAACGTTTCGACGGCAATCCCGCGGTCGAATGGCTATGGGGCGACCTGACCAACGCCGATGACGTGCGGCGGGGCGTTGCAGGTGCCGATCAGGTCTTGCACATCGGTGGACTCGTATCGCCCTTGGCAGACCACCACCCTGAATTGACGATGAAGGTCAACGTCGGCGGCGCGCGCAATATCGTCGATGCGATCAAGGCAGCGGGGCAGGCCGAAACGACTGCGCTGGTCTATATCGGCACGGTGGCCCAGACCGGGCATCGCAACGCGCCGGTGCATTGGGGGCGCACGGGCGATCCGATCAAGATCAGCCGTTACGACCAATACGCCGTCAGCAAGACCGAAGCCGAAGCCATCGTTGCGCAAAGCGGGTTGAAGAACTGGGTTTCGCTGCGCCAGACCGGTATTGCGCACCCCGACATCTGGAAGACGTTCGACCCGATCATCTTTCACAACCCGTTCAATGGTGTTTTCGAATGGGTGACCGTGGGCGATTCCGCGCGCCTTGCCGCCAATACGTGCGAAGATACGGTGCCGCAGGCGTTCTGGCGGCAGTTCTACAACATCGGCGGCGGTGAAAAGCTGCGCGTGGTCAACCACGAATTCGCACAGATCACGGCACGAGCGCTGGGGCAGAAGGACGCCTTTGCCAGCTATCGCCCGCACTGGTTCGCCACGCGCAATTTCCACGGGCAGTGGTATGCTGATTCCGACCGGCTGGAAGCGTTGGTGCCGTTTCGGTCGGAAACGCTGGAAGACTGGGCGCGCGACATGGTGGCAGGTATGCCCGTGCTGGTGCGGCTGATTGCACGGCTCTTTCCCGGAGCGGGCCGCGCGCGGATGGAAAAGCTGGCCAAGGGGCCGGGCGGAACGCTCAACTGGCTTGCGGATGACGACAGGGCGCACATCGCCGCCTACTTCGGATCGCGTGAGGCGTGGGAAAAGCTGCCGCGCGATTGGGCCGACTTCGAATTTCGCCAGCCTTCGCGCGAAGTCTCGCTGCTGGACCACGGATACTGTACGGCCAAGGCTGAAAGCGACTGGTCGGCCAGTGATCTTGCGGCGGCAGCCCGGTTTCGTGGCGGCGCCTTCCTCGGCGCTTCGTGCGAGCCGGATGCTCCGGCGCAATTGCGCTGTGCGCTTGGTCATGACTTTACGATGACCCCGCGCCTCTATCTCAAAGGTGGCCATTGGTGCCCGACGTGCATGATCGATCAGACGAGCTATGACGCGAACAAGGCGGACAACCCGTTTTTCGCCCAGGTTTGGCCAGACTGTGATTGA
- a CDS encoding flavin-containing monooxygenase — MASILAAERTDFNPLVDGAELAGALEEANVPTLLAAYAYLSHDSTFLEKFAAHIRPAFSYPPTEIPEALADELRLKLRRLLTTGEGLARTEAPDALVQRIMSVTVGETVEDEFIALVYDQCGFRPWIDRSNLPNRPVPKAGFRVLVIGAGMTGMAAATKLREAGYDFVVIEKNPEVGGTWYENRYPGVGVDTPSHFYSFSWEIWPGWQHYHPHGADMQRYMTGVADKYDMRRDIRFNTAVESLVWDERSCMWTVTVRNADGSTEALVANAVINGHGPVNRLKMPDIAGLADFGGPVVHTAAYPADLDIKGKRVAVIGTGASSAQLCGAIAPDVAELTVYQRTKHWVIYNPEIAHEVSEGMKWALAHIPSFKEWFRFRVYWAAADGLFSNVLKDPAWAENMQAVSEGNEMTRQYALSYMQQRFADRPDLIEKLTPDFPIFSKRIILDNGWFDALARPNVHLEHQGIARILPNGIEAADGSVFECDAIICATGFNVSKMVGNLVIKGQGGRDLGEEWGAEDPRSYLGMCVPGYPNYFHTVGPNSAPNHAAGQNLISEAQVNWIIEALDRINESGARAFEVERSAFDAWNRKVDERMPEMIWTHPRANSYYNNSKGRVFLSWPWRLVDFFNATRAPEPGSYRLIE, encoded by the coding sequence ATGGCTTCGATTCTCGCTGCAGAGCGCACGGACTTTAACCCTCTGGTCGATGGGGCAGAGCTTGCTGGCGCGCTGGAAGAAGCCAATGTCCCCACGTTGCTGGCGGCTTACGCCTATCTTTCGCACGACAGCACCTTTCTCGAAAAGTTCGCCGCGCATATCCGTCCGGCGTTCTCCTATCCGCCGACCGAAATTCCCGAAGCGTTGGCCGACGAACTGCGCCTGAAGCTGCGCCGCCTGCTGACCACGGGCGAAGGACTTGCCCGCACGGAAGCACCCGATGCGCTGGTCCAGCGCATCATGTCGGTCACGGTGGGCGAGACGGTGGAGGACGAATTCATCGCGCTGGTTTATGACCAGTGCGGCTTCCGGCCGTGGATCGATCGCAGCAATCTGCCAAACCGCCCTGTCCCCAAGGCGGGTTTCAGAGTGCTGGTGATCGGTGCGGGCATGACCGGCATGGCTGCCGCCACCAAACTGCGCGAAGCCGGTTACGACTTCGTGGTCATCGAAAAGAACCCCGAGGTCGGCGGCACCTGGTACGAAAACCGCTATCCCGGCGTGGGTGTGGACACGCCCAGCCACTTCTACAGCTTCAGTTGGGAAATCTGGCCCGGCTGGCAGCATTACCACCCACACGGCGCGGACATGCAGCGCTACATGACCGGCGTTGCCGACAAGTATGACATGCGCCGCGATATCCGTTTTAACACCGCCGTGGAATCGCTGGTGTGGGACGAAAGATCCTGCATGTGGACCGTCACCGTGCGCAACGCAGATGGCAGCACCGAAGCGCTTGTCGCCAATGCGGTTATCAACGGTCATGGTCCGGTTAACCGGTTGAAGATGCCAGACATTGCTGGGCTTGCCGACTTCGGCGGCCCGGTCGTCCATACTGCCGCCTATCCCGCTGATCTCGATATAAAGGGCAAGCGCGTTGCCGTGATCGGCACCGGTGCCAGTTCCGCCCAGCTTTGCGGGGCCATCGCGCCCGATGTGGCCGAACTCACCGTTTATCAGCGCACGAAGCACTGGGTCATCTACAACCCCGAAATCGCCCACGAGGTGAGCGAGGGTATGAAGTGGGCGCTCGCCCATATTCCCAGCTTCAAGGAATGGTTCCGCTTCCGCGTCTATTGGGCTGCGGCAGACGGCCTGTTTTCCAACGTGCTGAAAGACCCGGCCTGGGCCGAAAACATGCAGGCCGTATCGGAAGGCAATGAGATGACGCGCCAGTATGCGCTGTCCTACATGCAGCAACGCTTTGCCGACCGGCCAGACCTGATCGAGAAGTTGACGCCTGATTTTCCGATTTTCTCCAAACGCATCATTCTCGACAATGGCTGGTTCGATGCCCTCGCCCGCCCCAATGTCCATCTCGAACATCAGGGCATTGCCCGCATCCTGCCAAACGGGATCGAAGCTGCCGACGGTTCGGTCTTTGAATGCGATGCGATCATCTGCGCCACTGGCTTCAACGTGTCGAAGATGGTCGGCAATCTTGTAATAAAGGGCCAGGGCGGACGTGATCTGGGCGAAGAATGGGGTGCAGAAGACCCGCGCAGCTATCTTGGCATGTGTGTGCCGGGCTATCCCAACTACTTCCACACCGTCGGCCCGAACAGCGCACCGAACCACGCGGCTGGCCAGAACCTGATTTCCGAAGCGCAGGTCAACTGGATCATCGAAGCGCTGGACCGGATCAACGAATCCGGCGCGCGCGCGTTCGAAGTGGAACGGAGTGCCTTCGATGCGTGGAACCGCAAGGTCGATGAACGGATGCCAGAGATGATCTGGACCCACCCGCGCGCCAATTCCTATTACAACAACTCCAAGGGCCGCGTCTTCCTGTCGTGGCCGTGGCGGCTCGTGGATTTCTTCAACGCGACCCGCGCTCCGGAACCCGGAAGCTACCGCCTGATCGAATGA
- a CDS encoding TetR/AcrR family transcriptional regulator, translating to MKRTRLAAKDRKALILSNARAIFAQCGYEAARTQDIAKRSGVSEALMYRHFPSKVALYRAVLREVIREQDASYETLNLQELTGRALVRNLHTYFRIVVDPAPSQFKEGFRLLLASLVGDTNFANLVYRRAHRLMNHRITQALANAREAGEITGREISVRNTSLFTEHVGTVLNVLTTDAARSPYDGNADELAHDAVWFCCRAVGFTDAAIASHLEG from the coding sequence ATGAAACGCACTCGCCTTGCCGCGAAAGACCGCAAAGCCCTTATCCTGTCCAACGCTCGCGCAATTTTTGCGCAGTGCGGCTACGAAGCCGCACGCACGCAGGATATCGCCAAACGCTCTGGCGTGTCCGAAGCACTGATGTATCGCCACTTTCCGTCAAAAGTGGCGCTCTACCGTGCCGTTCTGCGCGAAGTGATCCGCGAACAGGACGCGAGTTACGAAACGCTGAACTTGCAGGAATTGACCGGGCGCGCTCTCGTCCGCAACCTTCACACCTATTTCAGGATCGTGGTCGATCCGGCACCCTCGCAGTTCAAGGAAGGCTTTCGCCTGCTGCTGGCCAGCCTTGTAGGCGATACCAATTTTGCCAATCTGGTCTATCGCCGCGCCCATCGCCTGATGAACCATCGCATCACGCAGGCTCTGGCCAACGCGCGTGAGGCGGGCGAAATCACCGGGCGCGAAATTTCGGTCAGGAACACCTCGTTGTTCACCGAACACGTCGGCACCGTGCTCAACGTGCTCACCACCGATGCCGCCCGATCACCCTATGACGGCAATGCCGATGAACTGGCGCACGATGCCGTATGGTTTTGCTGCCGCGCGGTTGGCTTCACTGATGCGGCAATCGCAAGCCATCTTGAAGGTTGA
- a CDS encoding acyl-CoA dehydrogenase family protein, protein MVSAVAMSRADSIPQGDELVARARAMIPALRERAQACVAERDVPAQSIAEMQEAGFFRILQPRRWGGYEMHPNVFYDVQKALAEGCMSTGWMYGVVGCHPYEIALFHEEAQAEVWGEDTSTLVSSSYQPVGKVTPVEGGFRLSGRWGFSTGSVHCKWVVLGALVPPREPGGAPDMRAFLLPRADYTIDTDSWHVFGLQGTGSHDVIVDDVFVPEHRTHRSVDGFLCTNPGQATNPGPLYTLPWAQVFMRSVSTAAFGGARAAISAARDIAETRVSTNTGKASKNDPFLMAAIARAHAEVTEMEQTLRCTFEDLMGYANRGEAIPMEKRTLYAYNSASVVRRMADLVDDMVKLLGGRAIYTSSPILQPWLDLHAGRAHVANDPANRTGDVVGALSGQAPGFTFL, encoded by the coding sequence ATGGTCAGCGCAGTCGCGATGTCGCGGGCAGACTCAATTCCGCAGGGGGATGAACTGGTTGCGCGCGCCCGCGCGATGATCCCCGCGTTGCGTGAACGCGCACAGGCCTGTGTGGCCGAGCGCGATGTTCCGGCGCAATCCATCGCCGAAATGCAGGAAGCTGGCTTTTTCCGCATTCTTCAGCCCCGGCGCTGGGGCGGGTATGAAATGCATCCGAACGTGTTCTACGATGTGCAGAAGGCCTTGGCCGAAGGCTGCATGTCCACCGGCTGGATGTATGGCGTGGTCGGCTGCCACCCTTATGAAATCGCGCTGTTCCATGAAGAAGCGCAGGCCGAAGTCTGGGGTGAGGATACCTCGACGCTGGTATCATCGTCCTATCAGCCCGTGGGTAAGGTAACCCCGGTCGAAGGCGGGTTCCGCCTATCGGGTCGCTGGGGCTTTTCCACGGGATCGGTCCATTGCAAATGGGTCGTCCTGGGCGCGCTGGTGCCGCCGCGCGAACCCGGCGGCGCGCCCGATATGCGCGCGTTCCTGCTGCCCCGCGCCGATTACACCATCGATACCGACAGCTGGCACGTCTTCGGCCTGCAAGGCACCGGCAGCCATGACGTGATTGTGGACGATGTGTTCGTGCCCGAACATCGCACCCACCGTTCGGTCGATGGCTTCCTGTGCACCAACCCCGGACAGGCCACCAATCCCGGCCCGCTTTACACCCTGCCGTGGGCGCAAGTGTTCATGCGCTCAGTCTCTACCGCCGCGTTCGGCGGCGCGCGCGCGGCAATCAGCGCCGCGCGCGATATTGCCGAAACCCGCGTTTCCACCAACACCGGCAAGGCATCGAAGAACGATCCGTTCCTGATGGCCGCCATCGCCCGCGCCCATGCCGAAGTAACCGAGATGGAGCAGACCTTGCGCTGCACGTTTGAAGACCTGATGGGCTATGCCAACCGGGGCGAGGCCATTCCGATGGAAAAGCGCACGCTTTATGCCTACAATTCGGCCAGCGTGGTGCGCCGTATGGCCGATCTGGTGGACGATATGGTCAAGCTGCTCGGCGGCCGCGCAATCTACACCTCCAGCCCGATCCTTCAGCCATGGCTCGATCTGCACGCAGGCCGCGCGCATGTGGCCAACGATCCGGCCAACCGCACCGGCGATGTCGTCGGCGCGTTGAGCGGTCAGGCGCCCGGCTTCACCTTCCTTTAA
- a CDS encoding alpha/beta fold hydrolase: MADIATTTHRVAGGYDIHIAEAGDPSAPAVVFIHGSGPGASGASNFRQNIDAFVDAGYRVILPDLIGYGASSKPEGIDYTLQLFTDTLYEALIAHGISSASMVGNSLGGGIALLMTLDHPAFTRNLVMMAPGCVAERESYFVMPGIAKMVSNFGGPDFNLAEQKRLVSNLVHPDFAPNISDELVAERFAVARTQPKDVIVRMRTPDLSPRLPEITQPIFVLWGLNDEFCPEAHSRLFLDNCPDVRSITFGRTGHWVQVERAAEFNAYAIEFLNARR; this comes from the coding sequence ATGGCCGATATTGCCACCACCACCCACCGCGTTGCGGGCGGCTACGATATCCACATTGCCGAAGCGGGCGATCCATCTGCGCCTGCCGTGGTGTTCATCCACGGCAGCGGTCCGGGTGCATCGGGCGCGTCCAACTTTCGCCAGAACATCGATGCTTTCGTAGACGCGGGTTACCGCGTGATCCTGCCCGATCTGATCGGCTATGGCGCATCGTCCAAGCCGGAAGGCATCGATTACACGCTGCAACTGTTCACCGACACACTTTACGAAGCGCTGATCGCGCATGGCATTTCCAGTGCCAGCATGGTCGGCAATTCGCTGGGCGGCGGCATTGCCCTGCTGATGACGCTGGACCACCCCGCATTCACCCGCAACCTTGTGATGATGGCACCGGGCTGCGTGGCAGAGCGCGAAAGCTATTTCGTAATGCCTGGCATTGCCAAGATGGTGTCGAACTTCGGCGGGCCGGACTTCAACCTTGCCGAACAGAAGCGCCTCGTCTCCAACCTCGTCCACCCGGACTTTGCGCCCAATATTTCGGACGAGTTGGTGGCAGAGCGTTTCGCCGTGGCCCGCACCCAGCCCAAGGACGTGATCGTGCGGATGCGCACGCCCGACCTTTCGCCGCGCCTGCCTGAAATAACCCAGCCGATCTTCGTGCTGTGGGGCCTGAACGACGAATTCTGCCCCGAAGCGCATTCTCGCCTGTTCCTCGACAACTGTCCCGATGTCCGCAGCATAACCTTTGGCCGCACCGGCCATTGGGTGCAGGTCGAACGCGCGGCTGAATTCAACGCCTATGCCATCGAGTTCCTCAATGCCCGCCGATAA
- a CDS encoding fumarylacetoacetate hydrolase family protein produces the protein MPADKNVPNEKIGHYGAALYDALRTRKTIAPLIEQDASLTLDDAYAINLDFLSRRVADGEKVVGKKIGVTSKAVQDMLGVHQPDFGFLTDWMHVEGDIDIDAKALIAPRAEAEIAFILKSSLNGPGVTAADVLAATESIAPCFEIVDSRIDNWKIQIVDTVSDNASCGVYVIGTERLDPAGLDLPNLHVAVTKNGAPLSEGYGHAVQGDPAQAVAWLANTLGAYGVTLDAGDVILSGSLVPLAPAVKGDRFEMTLSNADGPLGTCVANFV, from the coding sequence ATGCCCGCCGATAAAAACGTCCCAAACGAGAAGATTGGGCACTATGGCGCCGCGCTCTACGATGCACTGCGCACCCGCAAGACCATTGCCCCGCTGATCGAACAGGACGCATCGCTCACCCTTGACGATGCCTATGCAATCAACCTCGATTTCCTGTCGCGCCGCGTGGCCGATGGCGAAAAGGTCGTGGGCAAGAAGATCGGCGTGACCAGCAAGGCCGTGCAGGACATGCTGGGCGTCCACCAGCCCGATTTCGGCTTCCTGACCGACTGGATGCACGTCGAAGGCGATATCGATATCGATGCCAAGGCGCTGATCGCGCCGCGCGCCGAAGCGGAAATCGCCTTCATCCTGAAAAGCAGCCTCAACGGTCCCGGTGTGACCGCCGCCGATGTTCTGGCCGCGACCGAAAGCATCGCCCCGTGCTTCGAAATCGTCGATAGCCGCATCGACAACTGGAAAATCCAGATCGTCGATACCGTGTCGGATAACGCATCGTGCGGCGTCTATGTCATCGGCACGGAACGGCTGGATCCCGCTGGTCTCGACCTTCCCAACTTGCACGTCGCCGTAACCAAGAACGGCGCACCGCTGTCCGAAGGCTATGGTCATGCCGTTCAGGGCGATCCGGCGCAGGCCGTGGCATGGCTCGCCAACACGCTGGGCGCTTATGGCGTCACGCTCGATGCGGGTGATGTGATCCTGTCCGGCAGCCTTGTCCCCCTCGCCCCTGCGGTGAAGGGCGACCGTTTCGAAATGACCTTAAGCAATGCAGACGGCCCGCTGGGCACCTGCGTTGCAAACTTCGTTTAA
- a CDS encoding acetaldehyde dehydrogenase (acetylating), with protein MARIKAAIIGSGNIGTDLMMKMIKYPQNMELAIVVGIDEKSEGLAMARAHGIATTHEGLEGLRAHPLYKDIGIAFDATSAYAHKVHDEALRADGIQVVDLTPAAIGPFIVPPVNMEANLGASNVNMVTCGGQATIPMVAAVARVGKVHYAEIVASVSSRSAGPGTRANIDEFTRTTARAIEEVGGATRGKAIIILNPAEPPMIMRDTVFTLSEGADEDAIRQSVKDMVAQVQKYVPGYRLKQEVQFERFGDNNKLKIPGQGEFSGVKSMIMLEVEGAGDYLPSYSGNLDIMTAAAKATGELLAARRMAKESA; from the coding sequence ATGGCACGCATAAAGGCCGCAATCATCGGTTCGGGCAATATCGGCACAGACCTGATGATGAAGATGATAAAATATCCGCAGAACATGGAACTGGCCATCGTCGTCGGTATCGATGAAAAGTCCGAAGGCCTCGCCATGGCGCGCGCGCACGGCATCGCCACCACGCACGAAGGGCTGGAAGGCCTGCGCGCCCATCCGCTCTACAAGGACATCGGCATCGCGTTCGACGCGACCAGCGCCTATGCCCACAAGGTCCATGACGAAGCGCTGCGCGCCGATGGCATTCAGGTGGTGGACCTGACGCCCGCCGCCATAGGCCCGTTCATCGTGCCGCCGGTCAACATGGAAGCCAACCTTGGCGCGTCCAATGTCAACATGGTCACTTGCGGCGGTCAGGCGACGATCCCGATGGTCGCCGCCGTCGCCCGAGTGGGCAAAGTCCACTATGCCGAAATCGTGGCGTCCGTCTCATCCCGCTCAGCAGGCCCCGGCACCCGCGCCAATATCGATGAATTCACCCGCACCACCGCCCGCGCCATTGAAGAAGTCGGCGGGGCCACGCGCGGCAAGGCGATCATCATCCTCAACCCCGCCGAACCACCGATGATTATGCGCGATACGGTGTTCACCCTGTCCGAAGGCGCAGACGAAGACGCGATCCGCCAGTCTGTAAAGGACATGGTGGCGCAAGTGCAGAAATATGTGCCGGGCTATCGCCTCAAGCAGGAAGTCCAGTTCGAACGCTTTGGCGACAACAACAAGCTGAAGATTCCGGGCCAAGGCGAATTCAGCGGTGTCAAATCCATGATTATGCTCGAAGTCGAAGGCGCAGGCGATTACCTGCCCAGCTATTCGGGCAACCTCGACATCATGACCGCCGCCGCCAAGGCTACCGGCGAACTGCTGGCTGCGCGCCGCATGGCGAAGGAGAGCGCATAA